The DNA region TTGGTAGGTAACATAAAATGTGCACCGTGTCTGTTCTTAAATGACAGATGATAGTCAATCAGTTTTCTTAGCGATAGACAAATATAACTCAAATTCTCCATAATCTGTTGTTAACGGAATGACTAACGCCTTATCAGTAGCAGTAGAATAAGTCCTTGTCTTTCCCATATTAATCTGAGGAGGAATTATATCACATTCATAACCCTCTTCAGCATATACGGACATAGCATTTCCACTTATAATATTGGCTAATTCTCCAATAGCTGAAGCTGCAAATTTATCTACCTCTTTTATTTCCATACCAGCCATTTCTTCAACCATTTCTAAAACCATTTTTGTGGAGAAACTAAATAGTATAGTACCATTTAATTCACCTGACACCCCAATGATTGCATTAATTTCCTTAGTAGGTATTATATCTTCTTCAACTTTTAATTTCCCTTGAACCACATCTATTTGAAACATACGCTCAAATACCTGATAGGTAGCCTGGTAAACCGGGTTAATATACTCAACATTCATATCAATTTCCCTCCTCAATAACATAATCAGCAAGAATTTGATCTTCCCCTGTGACATGACTAATTAACCAGGTTAACAATTTTCCACTAAACTCCATTATCAAAATTTCATTATATTGATCTTCATTAAATTTCTCTTTAAATTCATTTATTTCTCTTTTGAAATTCTCGTGGATTTCATGGTGTTTTTCATAATCAGGATAATTATATTTTTTTTGTACTTTTTCCTCTGACTCAAAATGCACAACTACATACTCCTCCATAAAACCCAGTGTTTTATTTATTTCTTCTAATTTGTCTTCAAGTTTTTCTTCTGATCTGACCACTTTTAAAAAGCTGTTTAATCTATTAAATAGTTCTTTATGCTGTTGATCCACAATCTTTACTCCAATATTGTAATTATCTTTCCATATCATAATAGATTTCTCCCTTCATTTTTTTATTATAAAAAAATTCCAAATAAAAACAAAACATATTTATATTTTTTTCTTTAGATAAATTATATTTTTATTCAGAAATAAGATTGATTTTAACATCAAAAAAAGAATTGAATTCAGCTGCAGTCTCATATAATATTTCATTATCACTTTCATAATACCAGTTTATCTCTATATCCTTACCATGCTGATAGGCATTATCAATAATATCCAGTATATTTATTATTGTTTTAATACTGCTGGTATTTAAGTAGGTTAACTTAATATCAACTATAAACTTAGTTGATATTTGATCTGAAAACTGTTTTAAACTTTCTATTAAAGGTTTATAGAATTTTATTGAGTTCTCAGGATATGATTCTCCCTTTATTACTAATCTACTCTCTTCTGGATCAAAATTTACTTCAGGTGTTGATTTACTTGCTTTTATAAAAACCTTTTCCATAATTTTTCAGCCCCTTAATATATCTTAATAATCGAATAAAAATTCAACTAATAATTTGAATGGAAAGATTTATACTAATACACTTAATGTAAAGAAAAAGAAGTCATCATCTACTTCTTCAAACTGATATTCAATACTAGTTGACTTTCTTGCAATATCAATAAGACCAAGGTTTGCATTGTTCTCCCCATCTTTATAGCCAGTCATCAGACGTTTTTTGTATAAATTCTTTAAACTTTCTTGGTCTAATGAAAATACTTGATTCAAATTATCTTTCAACGGTTTTATATCATCTCTTTTAACCAGATTACCTGACCTGATAAGATACTTCCCCTGATAGTATCGTGAAATAATAACAATTCCAGAATTAGTTATTTTTTCATTGTATATTTTGTTCTTATTACTATTTATATAATTTCTTATATTCTGTGTTTGTTCTATAAATATAGAAAACACCTTGAATATATTATTTTTTGAATTCTTTCTGCTCTGCATATATATTTTTAAGGAATCTCCTATCTCTTCTATGACACCCTGCGAGAAGGGACCAGTGAAACTAAGTATTATACCAAACTCATTTAAATAATCCCTCAATCCCATAATATCTTTATCCATTTTATCAACTCCCTAAGTTTATTGCTTTAACCTGATTTCTCCCACCATCTTTTGCCTTATAGAGCATTTTATCAGCACTATTTATTATTTCATTTACAGTAAAATTCCTTATATCAGTAACAGTAGTAACACCCAGACTAACAGTTATGTATTCAGATACCCTAGATCTTTTATGGGGGATATTGGAAATTTCAATATTTGTTCTTATTCTTTCTGCAACTGCAGCAGCAACAGTATATTCTAAGGTGGGTAAAACTACTATAAACTCCTCCCCACCATATCGAGCCACAAAATCTGTAGACCTGGGGAGTTTTGTTAATATTTTCGCTACCTGTTTTAAACAACTATCACCAGCAATATGACCATAATGGTCATTATAGTTTTTAAAAAAATCTATATCAATCATAATAATTGATACTGGCTGTTTTGATAAATTAGGATTTTGCTTTAATTCTTTAATAAACTCTTCAAAACGGCGTCTATTTGGAAGACCTGTTAATTCATCATGAGAAGATAACTTTATCAATTTCTTGTTTGCCCCCTCTAACCTCTCCTTATACTGAAATAATTGTTGAATCTTCTCTTCTAATTGCTCTTCTGTCTGCTGTCTTTCTACAATTTCCTTTTCAAGTCTCTGCTGTATCTCCTTTATCAACTTATGGTTATTGTCACTTATAGAAAATATTACATCCATTTCATCAAGAAACTTTCTATACTCGCCAGCA from Halanaerobiaceae bacterium ANBcell28 includes:
- a CDS encoding chemotaxis protein CheX, which produces MNVEYINPVYQATYQVFERMFQIDVVQGKLKVEEDIIPTKEINAIIGVSGELNGTILFSFSTKMVLEMVEEMAGMEIKEVDKFAASAIGELANIISGNAMSVYAEEGYECDIIPPQINMGKTRTYSTATDKALVIPLTTDYGEFELYLSIAKKTD
- a CDS encoding hemerythrin family protein, with translation MIWKDNYNIGVKIVDQQHKELFNRLNSFLKVVRSEEKLEDKLEEINKTLGFMEEYVVVHFESEEKVQKKYNYPDYEKHHEIHENFKREINEFKEKFNEDQYNEILIMEFSGKLLTWLISHVTGEDQILADYVIEEGN
- a CDS encoding DUF1987 domain-containing protein — encoded protein: MEKVFIKASKSTPEVNFDPEESRLVIKGESYPENSIKFYKPLIESLKQFSDQISTKFIVDIKLTYLNTSSIKTIINILDIIDNAYQHGKDIEINWYYESDNEILYETAAEFNSFFDVKINLISE
- a CDS encoding SiaB family protein kinase, with the translated sequence MDKDIMGLRDYLNEFGIILSFTGPFSQGVIEEIGDSLKIYMQSRKNSKNNIFKVFSIFIEQTQNIRNYINSNKNKIYNEKITNSGIVIISRYYQGKYLIRSGNLVKRDDIKPLKDNLNQVFSLDQESLKNLYKKRLMTGYKDGENNANLGLIDIARKSTSIEYQFEEVDDDFFFFTLSVLV
- a CDS encoding diguanylate cyclase, with protein sequence MKLYNLFIHEIKVLERTRDVLTNKGKDCQQWRKEYEYLAGEYRKFLDEMDVIFSISDNNHKLIKEIQQRLEKEIVERQQTEEQLEEKIQQLFQYKERLEGANKKLIKLSSHDELTGLPNRRRFEEFIKELKQNPNLSKQPVSIIMIDIDFFKNYNDHYGHIAGDSCLKQVAKILTKLPRSTDFVARYGGEEFIVVLPTLEYTVAAAVAERIRTNIEISNIPHKRSRVSEYITVSLGVTTVTDIRNFTVNEIINSADKMLYKAKDGGRNQVKAINLGS